In the Theobroma cacao cultivar B97-61/B2 chromosome 1, Criollo_cocoa_genome_V2, whole genome shotgun sequence genome, one interval contains:
- the LOC18611281 gene encoding cyclin-D5-1, with product MGGLDTSLSCSSLLCPETVSSFSETERDDDQSVFEDDESVLFYKSSFVTEGEDEFIEKLVQREIAVGFKTNASFSDYESACESWQGGARLDAIEWIFNTRATFRFEVHTAYLSVTYYDQFLAKKPINDGYIWSTRLLSVACFLLAAKFEERRVPPSSELRVRNFLFQKALIKKMEVLVLGTLQWKMGTITPFAYLPYFISKFYGESGPKGLVSRALEHIMAMIKEMRLLDHRPSFIAAAAVLAASDVRLTKEEMELKMNFISFWGSRETEHIFSCYNMMQEIEMRKSRTPEHVISSEYSANQDPEDPSATSNGAGAKRKLTFNDPDGEGSPAKRVRRLE from the exons ATGGGAGGGCTTGACACTTCGCTTTCTTGCTCTAGTCTCTTGTGTCCAGAAACCGTATCTAGTTTTTCTGAAACAGAAAGAGACGATGATCAAAGTGTTTTTGAAGATGATGAGAGTGTTCTCTTCTATAAGTCATCTTTTGTTACAGAGGGTGAAGATGAGTTTATAGAGAAGTTGGTTCAAAGAGAAATTGCTGTGGGATTCAAAACTAATGCATCTTTCAGTGATTATGAAAGTGCCTGTGAAAGCTGGCAGGGAGGTGCTCGCTTGGATGCTATTGAATGGATTTTCAAT ACAAGAGCAACCTTTCGGTTCGAAGTCCATACAGCTTATCTTTCTGTGACATATTATGACCAGTTTCTTGCAAAGAAACCCATTAAT GATGGGTACATATGGTCTACTCGATTGTTGTCCGTAGCATGTTTTTTATTGGCAGCAAAATTTGAGGAGCGCAGAGTACCTCCTTCATCAGAACTTCGCGTacgaaattttcttttccagaAGGCATTGATCAAGAAAATGGAGGTATTGGTACTTGGAACCTTGCAGTGGAAGATGGGTACTATCACTCCTTTTGCTTATTTGCCTTACTTCATCAGTAAATTCTATGGTGAATCTGGGCCTAAAGGATTAGTCTCCAGAGCTCTGGAGCATATCATGGCTATGATAAAAG AAATGAGATTGCTGGATCATCGACCATCTTTCATTGCTGCAGCTGCGGTGTTAGCTGCTTCTGACGTTCGattaacaaaagaagaaatggaGCTCAAGatgaatttcatttcattctgGGGATCTCGAGAAACT GAGCATATATTTTCCTGCTATAACATGATGCAGGAAATAGAGATGAGAAAATCTAGGACACCAGAGCATGTTATTTCCTCAGAATATTCTGCAAATCAGGATCCTGAGGATCCTTCTGCTACCAGTAATGGAGCTGGCGCTAAGAGAAAACTTACATTCAATGATCCTGATGGTGAAGGTAGCCCGGCAAAGAGAGTCCGTCGGCTTGAATGA
- the LOC18611279 gene encoding BTB/POZ and TAZ domain-containing protein 4: MGKMEMSAKQPPQDANNICPAPPPLPGPATNCGRKGLFMMNGSQIRGYSCVSTATRDLWDSLFDGGYRADIAIKTDYGGIVYAHSNILGMASPVLRGMLKQAKGFGKKRSITIHGVPQDAVRVFIRFLYSSCYEKEEMKEYVLQLLVLSHAYVVPQLKQICEQHLEHGLLTIENVIDVLQLALLCDAPRLSLISHRMILSNFKSVSATEGWKAMKKSHPALEKELLESVIDEENMRKNKIRKSNERKIYLQLYEAMEALVHICRDGCRTIGPHDKDFKEDQAPCNYAACKGLELLIRHFAGCKLRVPGGCVHCKRMWQLLELHSRLCADSSLCRVPLCRNFKEKIRKQSKKDEIKWKMLVKKILRTKRIGGAPFFVSLNSISS, from the exons ATGGGAAAGATGGAAATGAGTGCCAAGCAACCTCCTCAAGACGCCAACAATATTTGTCCAGCGCCACCTCCGTTACCTGGTCCAGCAACAAATTGTGGGCGGAAGGGGTTATTTATGATGAATGGATCACAAATAAGAGGATACAGCTGTGTCTCTACAGCCACGAGGGATTTGTGGGATAGCCTCTTTGATGGAGGCTATAGGGCTGATATTGCCATTAAAACTGATTATGGTGGCATCGTCTATGCCCATTCTAATATTCTT GGCATGGCTTCTCCTGTCTTAAGAGGCATGTTGAAACAAGCAAAGGGCTTTGGTAAGAAGAGATCAATTACAATCCATGGTGTTCCACAAGATGCAGTTCGAGTTTTCATCCGATTCTTGTACTCTTCCTG TTATGAGAAAGAGGAAATGAAGGAATATGTCCTGCAATTGTTGGTCCTCTCACACGCATATGTTGTTCCTCAGTTGAAGCAAATTTGTGAACAGCACCTAGAGCATGGCTTGCTTACTATAGAAAATGTAATTGATGTTTTACAGCTTGCATTACTGTGTGATGCACCTCGGCTTTCTCTGATTAGTCACCGTATGATCCTAAGCAACTTCAAGTCTGTTTCTGCTACTGAAGGATGGAAAGCAATGAAGAAGAGCCATCCAGCACTTGAAAAAGAACTTCTGGAATCCGtgattgatgaagaaaat ATgcgaaaaaataaaatcagaaAATCAAATGAGAGGAAGATCTATCTTCAACTGTATGAAGCAATGGAAGCCCTTGTTCATATTTGCAGAGATGGTTGCAGGACAATTGGTCCACATGACAAGGATTTCAAAGAGGACCAGGCACCTTGCAATTATGCAGCCTGTAAAGGACTAGAATTGCTTATTCGTCACTTTGCTGGTTGCAAGTTGAGAGTTCCTGGCGGCTGTGTTCATTGCAAAAGAATGTGGCAGCTACTGGAGTTACACTCCCGTCTCTGCGCTGATTCAAGTTTGTGCAGAGTTCCTCTGTGCAG GAATTTCAAGGAGAAGATCAGGAAACAAAGCAAGAAGGATGAGATCAAGTGGAAAATGCTAGTGAAAAAGATATTGAGAACAAAGAGAATCGGAGGTGCACCATTCTTTGTGTCCTTAAATTCCATCTCTTCATGA